From the genome of Desulfobacteraceae bacterium, one region includes:
- a CDS encoding GGDEF domain-containing protein, whose protein sequence is MAVIADALLEVLREVAESGQGLSRDLLAARLVDRREFAGLRPSPGGAGGAPVELSASEAARLEVLQRQLATSRQHREKLLARVQQLEQREAADGQFFRRALGVLTRQLRQWEAPPLHGALDRLKQLASANTPVAELETAFADFKAALLRCQADPPVSRRDAGDRLLNRFLKAEKPEDQHPALETAFLQQFKEIAQSIIAELKLHLDRDYLQQVQAVEAGLRQADSLAAALGMRQALVALVKDYAGHLSRERQQAATFIQEIGQRLGDMESLVFDSLSQAREAQVAHDGFHDGLETQFEALKGSVSFSSSLEELKQTVLSKLKTINGALSRQRRQDQQRLALADNQMVGLQQEFEGLREEIAAARRRAESLEAELLIDSLTGAYNRRAYEKRIGEEFQRFARYGQAFAIVLFDVDHFKRINDRFGHAIGDRCLNEISLRFRPMLRESDFFCRFGGEEFIVLLPATSREAAAGVAEKLRREIEATQFVFKDQSFTVTISFGVTAITAADTDPLSLFNRVDQAMYAAKAQGRNRVAVL, encoded by the coding sequence ATGGCCGTGATCGCCGATGCGTTGCTAGAAGTCTTGCGGGAGGTTGCCGAAAGCGGCCAGGGACTGAGCCGCGACCTCCTCGCCGCCCGCCTGGTGGACCGCAGGGAGTTCGCCGGGTTGCGGCCTTCCCCGGGGGGGGCGGGCGGGGCTCCGGTGGAGCTCTCCGCCAGTGAGGCCGCGCGGCTCGAAGTGCTCCAGCGCCAGCTGGCGACCAGCCGCCAGCACAGGGAAAAACTGCTGGCCCGGGTGCAGCAACTGGAGCAGCGGGAGGCCGCCGACGGTCAGTTTTTTCGCCGTGCGCTGGGGGTTTTGACCCGGCAGCTGCGCCAATGGGAAGCCCCGCCGTTGCACGGCGCCCTCGACCGCCTGAAGCAGCTGGCGTCCGCCAACACCCCGGTGGCCGAGCTGGAAACGGCCTTCGCGGACTTCAAAGCGGCCCTGCTTCGCTGCCAGGCCGACCCCCCCGTATCCCGTCGGGATGCCGGCGACCGGCTGCTGAACCGTTTTTTGAAAGCGGAAAAGCCCGAAGACCAGCATCCCGCCCTGGAAACCGCATTTTTACAGCAGTTCAAGGAGATTGCGCAGTCGATTATCGCCGAGCTCAAGCTGCACCTGGACCGCGACTACCTGCAGCAGGTGCAAGCCGTCGAGGCGGGGCTGCGGCAGGCGGACAGCCTTGCGGCGGCTCTTGGCATGCGCCAGGCGCTGGTCGCGCTGGTCAAGGATTACGCCGGCCACCTGAGCCGCGAACGCCAGCAGGCGGCCACCTTCATCCAGGAAATCGGCCAGCGTCTGGGCGACATGGAGTCCCTGGTTTTCGACTCCCTCAGCCAGGCGCGGGAGGCCCAGGTGGCCCACGACGGGTTTCACGATGGTCTGGAAACCCAGTTTGAAGCCCTTAAAGGGAGTGTAAGCTTCAGCAGCAGCCTGGAGGAACTGAAGCAGACCGTGCTCTCCAAGCTGAAAACCATCAACGGCGCGCTGTCCCGGCAGCGCCGCCAGGATCAGCAGCGGTTGGCGCTGGCGGACAATCAGATGGTCGGCCTGCAGCAGGAGTTCGAAGGTCTGCGCGAAGAGATCGCCGCCGCGCGCCGGCGCGCGGAAAGCCTCGAGGCCGAGCTGCTGATCGATTCCCTGACCGGGGCATACAACCGGCGCGCCTACGAGAAGCGCATCGGCGAGGAGTTCCAGCGGTTTGCGCGCTACGGCCAGGCGTTTGCGATCGTGCTTTTCGACGTCGACCACTTCAAACGGATCAACGACCGTTTCGGGCACGCCATCGGCGACCGCTGCCTGAACGAAATCAGCCTGCGTTTTCGCCCCATGCTGCGGGAAAGCGATTTTTTTTGCCGCTTCGGCGGCGAGGAGTTCATCGTGCTGCTGCCGGCCACCAGCCGCGAGGCCGCCGCCGGAGTGGCCGAAAAACTGCGGCGGGAGATCGAAGCGACCCAGTTTGTCTTCAAGGACCAGTCCTTCACGGTGACCATCAGCTTCGGGGTGACGGCCATAACCGCCGCGGACACGGATCCCCTGAGCCTCTTCAACCGTGTGGATCAGGCGATGTACGCGGCCAAAGCCCAAGGCCGCAACCGGGTGGCTGTTCTCTGA
- a CDS encoding 6-phosphofructokinase — MPQSPSSRLETLLQHPDVLKATANVNPEHRERLNYAPPRCEVFAFPCTSLRAVEEYHFEIDAEARRKLPRIIDNKVQMLAAVPSPDPSFEACYRKRRNIGIVFSGGPAPGGHNVIAGLFDAAREANPESRVFGFLMGPDGIIENECVELTAEVVDAHRNLGGFTMIRTGRTKIDSQEKMALSRETCRQLGLDALVVVGGDDSNTNAAFLAEAMYADGIQVIGVPKTIDGDIQVRDAGGRSLCAMSFGFHTAARSFANAVSNLCTDSSSDVKYWHICKVMGRVASHLALEVALQTHANITLIGEDLADYFDRSRIDKVRSSGETDYTAYGMTLRHLSRVICDVIVRRAAAGKNYGVAVIPEGVLEFINEIQVFIIKLNTIIADYNATHDTDFHLDFPVLEDKLEYLRRLARRARESSTFSVWNTRDDDLFNDIPAFFQEGLLMERDSHGNFQFSQVDTENVILGLVTDYLKLLKEKGLYKLGLGRGWYRKTLLRAGLDPDGFGPVLFRNFDDDGLLLLRETIISQKTLRQELVRAGLLAEEAPIPAAVLKVYEKSDPKFKTQVHFYGYDGRGSDPTRFDCIYTYNLGLTVFSLIANGATGQMAAIRNLELDFKRWEPIGIPIAPLMHLEERKGRLTLVLEKSIVDLQSPAFQVVKACREKWLAATPGADNYRRPGPIRFAGKSEENRPLTLVLNAIEPHPAWS; from the coding sequence ATGCCCCAGAGCCCATCGTCCAGGTTGGAAACCCTTCTGCAGCACCCCGACGTGCTCAAGGCGACCGCCAACGTCAACCCCGAGCATCGCGAGCGGCTCAACTACGCGCCGCCGCGCTGCGAGGTGTTCGCCTTTCCCTGCACCTCCCTCCGGGCAGTCGAGGAGTACCACTTTGAAATCGATGCCGAAGCGCGCCGCAAACTGCCGCGGATCATCGACAACAAGGTCCAGATGCTGGCGGCGGTGCCTTCGCCGGATCCCTCTTTTGAGGCCTGCTACCGCAAGCGGCGCAATATCGGCATCGTCTTTTCGGGCGGTCCGGCCCCGGGAGGGCACAATGTGATTGCCGGGTTGTTTGACGCGGCGCGCGAGGCCAACCCCGAGAGCCGGGTTTTCGGCTTCCTGATGGGCCCCGACGGCATCATCGAAAACGAGTGCGTCGAACTCACCGCCGAGGTGGTCGACGCCCACCGCAACCTGGGCGGGTTCACCATGATCCGGACCGGCCGGACCAAGATCGATTCCCAGGAAAAGATGGCCCTTTCACGGGAAACCTGCCGGCAGTTGGGCCTGGATGCCCTGGTGGTCGTCGGGGGCGATGATTCCAACACCAATGCGGCCTTCCTGGCCGAAGCGATGTACGCCGACGGGATCCAGGTCATCGGGGTGCCCAAGACCATCGACGGCGATATCCAGGTGCGCGACGCCGGCGGACGCAGCCTGTGCGCCATGTCCTTCGGCTTTCACACCGCGGCCCGGTCGTTTGCCAACGCGGTCAGCAACCTCTGCACGGACAGCAGCTCGGACGTCAAATACTGGCACATCTGCAAGGTGATGGGGCGCGTGGCCAGCCACCTGGCCCTGGAGGTCGCGCTGCAGACCCACGCCAACATCACCCTGATCGGCGAGGATCTGGCCGACTACTTCGACCGTTCGCGCATCGACAAGGTCCGCAGCAGCGGGGAAACCGATTACACCGCCTACGGGATGACCCTGCGGCACCTCTCCCGGGTGATCTGCGACGTCATCGTGCGGCGCGCGGCGGCCGGTAAAAACTACGGCGTGGCCGTCATTCCCGAAGGCGTCCTGGAGTTCATCAACGAAATCCAGGTCTTCATCATCAAACTGAACACCATCATCGCCGACTACAACGCCACCCACGACACCGATTTCCACCTGGATTTCCCTGTTTTGGAGGACAAGCTCGAGTATCTCCGGCGCCTTGCCCGGCGCGCCCGCGAAAGCAGCACCTTCAGCGTCTGGAACACCCGTGACGACGACCTCTTCAACGACATTCCAGCCTTTTTTCAGGAAGGGCTCCTGATGGAGCGCGACAGCCACGGAAACTTCCAGTTCTCACAGGTGGATACGGAAAACGTGATCCTGGGCTTGGTAACCGACTACCTCAAGCTATTGAAGGAGAAGGGTCTCTACAAGCTTGGGCTGGGGCGCGGCTGGTATCGCAAGACGCTGCTGCGGGCCGGATTGGACCCCGACGGCTTCGGCCCGGTGCTTTTTCGCAACTTCGATGACGACGGCCTGCTCTTGCTGCGGGAGACCATCATCTCCCAGAAAACCCTGCGCCAGGAACTCGTCCGGGCCGGGTTGCTGGCCGAGGAGGCCCCCATTCCGGCGGCCGTTTTGAAGGTCTATGAAAAGTCCGACCCGAAATTCAAGACCCAGGTGCACTTTTACGGCTACGACGGCCGCGGCAGCGACCCCACGCGCTTCGACTGCATCTACACCTACAACCTGGGCCTGACGGTCTTCAGCCTGATCGCCAACGGCGCCACCGGTCAGATGGCGGCCATCCGCAACCTGGAGCTGGATTTCAAACGTTGGGAGCCCATCGGGATCCCCATTGCCCCGCTGATGCACCTGGAGGAGCGCAAGGGGCGCCTGACCCTGGTGCTGGAGAAGAGCATCGTGGATCTTCAGAGTCCGGCATTTCAGGTGGTCAAGGCCTGCCGCGAGAAGTGGCTGGCCGCCACACCGGGAGCGGACAATTACAGGCGCCCCGGGCCCATCCGGTTTGCCGGTAAAAGCGAGGAAAACCGTCCGCTCACCCTGGTGCTAAACGCCATCGAGCCCCACCCGGCCTGGTCCTGA
- the ahbD gene encoding heme b synthase, translated as MKNPHPHGTHPTGHPHSPPTEATLRLVAWEVTRNCNLSCKHCRAAATCGPYSGELETGQCLRLLDQIAQLGSPIVILTGGEPLLREDIFEIARYGSDQGLRMVMAPNGTLITPESAHRLAAAGIQRISVSIDGATRESHDRFRGVAGAYDAALRGIERAKAAGIEFQINTTITKDNLAEISRIQELAVSLGAVAHHIFLLVPTGRGKYIADRAIDAAEYERTLNWFYDQRGKTPLQLKATCAPHYYRILRQRAKADGEHVSFETHGLDAVTRGCLGGTGFCFISHTGIVQPCGFLELNCGDVTRQSFADIWRTSEVFLKLRDYDNLEGKCGCCEYKRVCGGCRARAYEATGNYLAEEPLCSYIPSARKKA; from the coding sequence ATGAAGAACCCACACCCCCACGGCACCCACCCAACCGGCCATCCCCACAGCCCCCCCACGGAGGCCACCCTGCGGCTTGTGGCCTGGGAGGTCACCCGCAACTGCAACCTCTCCTGCAAACACTGCCGGGCGGCCGCCACTTGCGGCCCCTACAGCGGGGAGTTGGAAACCGGCCAATGCCTGCGGCTGCTGGACCAAATCGCCCAACTGGGCAGCCCCATCGTGATTCTGACGGGCGGGGAGCCGCTGCTGCGCGAGGACATATTCGAAATCGCGCGCTACGGCAGCGACCAGGGGCTGCGTATGGTGATGGCTCCCAACGGGACCCTGATTACGCCCGAATCGGCCCACCGGCTTGCGGCTGCGGGCATCCAGCGCATCAGCGTCAGCATAGACGGCGCCACCCGCGAGAGCCACGACCGCTTCAGGGGCGTGGCGGGCGCCTATGACGCCGCCCTGAGGGGCATCGAGCGGGCCAAGGCGGCGGGGATCGAATTCCAAATCAACACCACGATCACCAAGGACAACCTGGCCGAGATCAGCCGGATCCAGGAACTGGCCGTGAGCCTGGGGGCCGTGGCCCACCATATCTTCCTGCTGGTTCCCACCGGGCGCGGCAAGTATATCGCGGACCGGGCCATCGACGCCGCAGAGTACGAGCGCACCCTGAACTGGTTTTACGACCAGCGGGGCAAGACGCCGCTGCAACTCAAGGCGACCTGCGCCCCCCACTACTACCGCATCCTCCGGCAGCGGGCCAAGGCCGACGGCGAGCACGTCAGCTTCGAAACCCACGGGCTGGATGCCGTCACCCGCGGCTGCCTGGGAGGCACCGGCTTCTGCTTCATTTCCCACACCGGCATCGTCCAGCCGTGCGGTTTTTTGGAGCTGAACTGCGGCGACGTCACCCGCCAATCGTTTGCCGACATCTGGCGCACGTCCGAGGTCTTTCTGAAGCTGCGCGACTACGACAACCTGGAAGGCAAATGCGGCTGCTGCGAGTACAAGCGGGTCTGCGGGGGGTGCCGTGCCCGGGCCTACGAGGCCACCGGCAACTACCTGGCCGAAGAGCCGCTGTGCAGCTACATCCCGTCAGCCCGGAAAAAGGCCTGA
- the hemB gene encoding porphobilinogen synthase — protein sequence MAFPAKRPRRLRMSPTIRHMVRETTLTPHDFILPLFVKATGDRHYREPIKSMPDCYHLSPAMAAVAAEEAYAVGVPAVLLFGLPAHKDSRGSGAWAEDGSVQLAVREIKAARPEICVICDTCLCEYTDHGHCGIVCGHTVDNDATLELLARTALSQARAGADMVAPSDMMDGRVAAIRQALDAQGFAHTPVMSYAAKYASSFYGPFRAAADCCPAFGDRKTYQMDPGNAREALREVALDIEEGADIVMVKPALPYLDIIKAVRETFDLPVAAYQVSGEYAQIKGAAAIGLVDEVCNMVESLTAIKRAGADMIVTYFAVTAARVLARQMTSCDDCSL from the coding sequence ATGGCTTTCCCCGCCAAACGCCCCCGCAGGCTGCGAATGAGCCCCACCATTCGTCATATGGTGCGCGAGACCACGCTCACCCCGCATGATTTCATTCTGCCCTTGTTTGTCAAAGCCACCGGCGACCGCCACTATCGGGAGCCCATCAAGAGCATGCCCGACTGCTATCACCTCAGCCCGGCGATGGCGGCCGTCGCCGCCGAAGAGGCCTACGCGGTGGGGGTGCCTGCGGTGTTGCTCTTCGGCCTGCCGGCCCACAAGGACAGCCGCGGCTCCGGCGCCTGGGCCGAGGACGGGTCGGTGCAGCTGGCCGTTCGGGAAATCAAGGCCGCCCGGCCCGAGATCTGCGTCATCTGCGACACCTGTCTGTGCGAGTACACCGACCATGGGCATTGCGGGATAGTCTGCGGCCACACGGTGGACAACGACGCCACCCTTGAGTTGCTGGCCCGTACGGCGCTCAGCCAGGCCCGGGCCGGGGCCGACATGGTGGCCCCCTCGGACATGATGGACGGTCGGGTGGCCGCCATCCGGCAGGCTCTCGACGCCCAGGGTTTCGCGCACACGCCGGTGATGTCCTACGCCGCCAAGTATGCCTCCTCCTTCTACGGGCCCTTCCGGGCCGCCGCCGACTGCTGTCCGGCTTTCGGCGATCGCAAGACCTACCAGATGGACCCCGGCAACGCCCGCGAGGCCCTGCGCGAGGTCGCCCTGGACATCGAAGAGGGGGCCGATATCGTCATGGTCAAACCGGCCCTGCCGTATCTGGATATCATCAAGGCTGTCCGCGAAACCTTCGATCTGCCCGTGGCAGCCTATCAGGTCTCCGGTGAGTACGCTCAGATCAAGGGGGCCGCGGCCATCGGTCTGGTTGACGAAGTCTGCAATATGGTGGAAAGCCTCACCGCCATCAAACGCGCCGGGGCCGACATGATCGTGACCTACTTCGCCGTCACGGCCGCCCGCGTGCTGGCCCGTCAAATGACCAGCTGCGACGACTGCAGCCTGTAA
- a CDS encoding DMT family transporter, whose translation MIVHLKLLLTAVFWGGTFIAGRLVTQSVGPYSAAFLRFAAASACLLFLVRRIEGRWPPLNPPQRLTMLVLGLSGVFAYNVLFFKGLKLIAAGRASLIIANNPILIALLSAVFFKQRLTALQGLGILMSVSGAAVVISNGQVGRLLQEPLAAGDLYIFGAVLSWVTYSLVGKGVLRGLSPLVAVAYSATLGAVCLLWPALGEGLWTAIAGYPAVAWAGLAYLAIFGTVLGFLWYYEGIQAIGATRASLFINFVPVSAVLMAFVILDEPLTHALLAGAALVTSGVFLTNRFAEQGEA comes from the coding sequence ATGATCGTCCACTTGAAGCTGCTGCTGACCGCTGTTTTCTGGGGCGGCACGTTTATCGCCGGGCGCCTGGTCACCCAAAGCGTCGGCCCTTACTCGGCCGCCTTTCTGCGGTTTGCCGCGGCATCGGCCTGTCTGCTGTTTCTGGTCCGCAGGATCGAGGGCCGGTGGCCGCCGCTCAATCCGCCGCAGCGGTTAACGATGCTGGTGCTGGGGCTCTCGGGGGTCTTCGCCTACAACGTTCTCTTCTTCAAGGGGCTCAAGCTGATCGCGGCCGGTCGCGCTTCGTTGATCATCGCCAACAACCCCATTCTGATCGCGCTGCTGTCGGCGGTTTTCTTTAAGCAGCGGCTGACGGCTCTCCAGGGATTGGGCATCCTGATGTCGGTCAGCGGCGCTGCCGTCGTGATCTCCAACGGGCAGGTGGGCCGGCTGCTGCAGGAGCCTCTGGCAGCGGGAGACCTCTACATCTTCGGTGCTGTGCTGAGTTGGGTAACCTACTCGCTGGTGGGCAAGGGCGTTTTGCGGGGCCTCTCGCCACTGGTGGCGGTGGCCTACTCCGCCACCCTGGGCGCCGTCTGCCTGCTGTGGCCAGCGCTGGGCGAGGGGCTCTGGACCGCCATCGCGGGCTACCCGGCGGTGGCCTGGGCCGGTCTGGCCTACCTGGCGATATTCGGGACGGTCCTGGGATTTCTCTGGTACTACGAAGGCATTCAGGCAATCGGGGCCACCCGGGCCAGCCTCTTCATCAATTTCGTCCCGGTCAGCGCGGTCCTGATGGCCTTTGTGATCCTGGACGAACCCCTCACCCACGCCCTGTTGGCCGGGGCGGCGCTGGTGACCAGCGGTGTCTTTCTGACCAACCGGTTTGCCGAGCAGGGCGAAGCGTGA
- the ahbC gene encoding 12,18-didecarboxysiroheme deacetylase produces MIGISKLYCGTVEPSDALRYGRSSAHLPSHLLQFSRDKRPVVVWNVTRRCNLKCVHCYAQAKDISFNNELTTGEGKRLIDDLAGFGAPVLLFSGGEPMVRPDLAELAGYAVQKGMRAVISTNGTLITREKARILKEIGLSYVGISLDGMEAVNDRFRGVRGAYAKALEGIRNCQEAGIKVGLRFTINKANVAEIPKIFDLLEEMQIPRICFYHLVYAGRGSKLIQDDLSHAETRAAVDLIIDRTKDLHDRGKPKEVLTVDNHADGPYLYLRLRRENPERAKGVLELLKMNEGNNSGRGIGCVSWDGEVYADQFWRHYSFGNVRQRPFSTIWTDTSEPLLGKLKEKKRHVKGRCATCRWLDICGGNFRVRAEAVSGDVWAPDPACYLSDDEIA; encoded by the coding sequence CCCATCTGCCCTCGCATCTGCTGCAGTTCTCCAGGGACAAGCGGCCGGTGGTGGTCTGGAACGTCACCCGGCGCTGCAACCTGAAATGCGTCCATTGCTATGCCCAGGCCAAGGACATCTCCTTCAACAACGAACTCACCACCGGGGAGGGGAAAAGGCTGATCGACGATCTGGCGGGCTTCGGTGCCCCGGTTCTGCTCTTTTCGGGGGGGGAACCCATGGTGCGCCCTGATTTGGCCGAGCTTGCGGGCTATGCGGTGCAAAAGGGCATGCGGGCGGTCATTTCCACCAACGGAACCCTCATCACCCGGGAAAAGGCCCGCATTCTGAAAGAAATCGGCCTGTCCTACGTCGGCATCAGCCTGGACGGGATGGAGGCGGTCAACGACCGTTTCAGAGGGGTCAGGGGCGCTTATGCCAAGGCACTCGAGGGCATTCGCAACTGCCAGGAGGCCGGCATCAAGGTGGGGCTGCGCTTTACCATCAACAAGGCCAACGTCGCCGAAATTCCGAAGATTTTCGACCTTTTGGAGGAGATGCAGATCCCCAGGATCTGTTTTTACCACCTGGTTTATGCCGGTCGGGGCTCCAAACTGATCCAGGACGACCTCTCCCACGCCGAGACCCGGGCGGCCGTGGACCTGATCATAGACCGCACCAAGGACCTTCACGACCGGGGCAAGCCCAAAGAGGTCTTAACCGTCGACAACCATGCCGACGGCCCCTACCTCTACCTGCGGCTGCGTCGTGAAAACCCCGAAAGGGCCAAAGGGGTGCTCGAGCTGCTCAAGATGAACGAGGGCAACAACTCGGGCCGCGGCATCGGGTGCGTCAGTTGGGATGGGGAAGTTTACGCCGACCAGTTCTGGCGCCATTACAGTTTCGGCAATGTTCGCCAACGCCCGTTTTCGACCATCTGGACGGACACATCCGAGCCCCTACTGGGCAAGCTCAAGGAAAAGAAGCGCCATGTCAAAGGCCGCTGCGCCACCTGCCGCTGGCTGGATATCTGCGGCGGCAACTTCAGGGTTCGGGCCGAAGCGGTCAGCGGCGACGTCTGGGCCCCGGATCCGGCTTGCTACCTCAGCGACGATGAAATTGCCTGA